A window of the Garra rufa chromosome 10, GarRuf1.0, whole genome shotgun sequence genome harbors these coding sequences:
- the d2hgdh gene encoding D-2-hydroxyglutarate dehydrogenase, mitochondrial produces the protein MGIFQRFARLPLKSTCIWSLRPQYSTAFTVGRALIVRSSQLIQHRYVHSRGLGASPGNPGAAPPRLPFSGVTQEDLAFFRTLLPGRTVTDPDLLKSSNVDWLKTVEGNSEVLLRPKTTEEVSKILRYCNERNLAVCPQGGNTGLVGGSVPVFDEIILSTSLMNQVITFDNISGILTCQAGCVLENLSNYLEERDFIMPLDLGAKGSCHIGGNVSTNAGGLRLLRYGSLRGTVLGLEVVLADGRILNCLATLRKDNTGYDLKQLFIGSEGTLGVITAVSILCPRKPKAVNVAFLGCSSFQQLLETFQCCRGMLGEILSAFEFLDASCMSLLEKHLKLTNPITECPFYIVIETAGSNATHDEEKLHKFLEEVMTSSIVTDGTVATEATKIKALWSLRERITEALTHEGYTYKYDISLPVEKIYDLVQEMRGHLGDMAKNVVGYGHVGDGNLHLNITSPSKDPTLLAAIEPHVYEWTSEWKGSISAEHGLGLKKRNYIYYSKPSEAVVLMGNIKAMLDPKGILNPYKTLPDNIH, from the exons ATGGGGATCTTTCAGAGGTTTGCAAGACTTCCTCTGAAGTCCACATGTATTTGGTCACTGCGCCCACAGTACAGCACTGCTTTCACAGTAGGCAGAGCTCTGATAGTGCGCTCCAGCCAGCTGATTCAGCATCGCTATGTGCACAGCAGAGGGTTGGGAGCCAGTCCAGGCAACCCGGGTGCTGCTCCACCACGGTTACCCTTCTCCGGGGTCACACAGGAAGACCTTGCTTTCTTTAGAACACTGCTGCCTGGAAGAACCGTCACTGATCCAGACCTGCTGAAGTCCAGCAATGTAGACTGGCTTAAGACAGTGGAAG GCAATAGTGAAGTACTCCTGAGACCCAAAACAACAGAAGAGGTCTCTAAGATTCTTAG GTACTGTAATGAGCGGAATCTGGCGGTGTGTCCGCAGGGAGGAAACACAGGTCTGGTGGGAGGAAGTGTCCCTGTTTTTGATGAGATCATCCTTTCCACTTCTTTAATGAACCAAGTCATCACATTTGACAACATCTCAG GTATCCTTACTTGTCAGGCAGGCTGTGTGTTGGAGAACCTGTCTAACTATCTAGAGGAAAGAGACTTCATCATGCCTCTGGATCTAGGGGCGAAGGGAAGCTGCCATATTGGAGGGAATGTGTCCACTAATGCAGGTGGTCTCAGACTGCTGCGCTACGGATCGCTCCGAGGGACAGTTTTGGGCCTGGAAGTG GTTTTGGCAGATGGCCGGATTTTGAATTGCCTGGCTACACTTCGCAAGGACAACACTGGTTATGACCTCAAGCAACTTTTCATTGGCTCAGAAGGGACATTAGGAGTCATTACAGCAGTTTCCATCCTGTGTCCGCGCAAGCCTAAAGCTGTCAATGTAGCATTTTTAG GGTGCTCCAGCTTCCAGCAACTGCTGGAAACATTTCAGTGTTGTAGAGGGATGCTGGGAGAGATCCTGTCTGCTTTTGAGTTTTTAGATGCCTCCTGTATGAGCCTTCTTGAGAAGCATCTGAAGCTCACCAACCCCATCACAG AATGTCCCTTTTACATTGTTATCGAGACCGCTGGATCTAATGCAACCCATGATGAAGAAAAACTACACAAATTCCTTGAGGAGGTCATGACATCATCTATAGTGACTGATGGGACAGTTGCGACAGAGGCGACAAAAATCAAG GCATTGTGGTCTTTGAGGGAGAGAATCACAGAAGCTCTAACACATGAAGGCTACACCTACAAATATGACATTTCCCTCCCGGTGGAAAAGATCTACGATTTAGTCCAAGAAATGAGGGGCCACCTTGGAGACATGGCCAAGAATGTTGTGGGCTATGGACATGTTG GTGATGGAAATCTACATCTAAACATCACTTCCCCCTCTAAAGACCCTACTCTACTGGCTGCCATTGAGCCGCATGTTTACGAGTGGACGTCCGAATGGAAAGGCAGCATCAGTGCAGAGCATGGGCTTGGTCTGAAGAAGAGAAACTACATTTACTACAGTAAACCCTCAGAGGCAGTCGTCCTCATGGGCAACATTAAAGCCATGCTGGATCCCAAAGGCATTCTCAATCCGTACAAAACACTGCCAGACAACATACACTAA
- the otomp gene encoding otolith matrix protein 1: MDHPGGHLAVVLFLFVLVSMSTENNIIRWCTVSDVEEQKCLDLAGNATARNIRGQLQCVRGQSPTDCMKQIKNGTADASTMYADEIYTAGFCYGLDVAVGESYNGVDGINYYVVALARTSSSDLSLLEMHERSSCHPGMRTTVGWTVPIGFLVNTSQISVDEQCNFPHAVGDFFGYSCVPGVKDPEHDPKGNNPRNLCEACIGDENDRHICANNPRERHFGEAGALRCVAENLGDVAFVKHTTVFDNTQGKNQESWALDLELEDLKLLCPDGREANLFQHETCHLAVVPTNAVVVRLEDKCRVYKFLERVQNAFANATEGFSLFSSVNYGQPDVLFNDSTKKLLRVMGTYTSWLGPTYTTILKAFECEGLC; encoded by the exons ATGGATCATCCAGGAGGACACCTTGCTGTGGTTCTGTTCCTATTTGTTCTGGTTTCTATGTCCACCGAAAACAACATTA TCAGGTGGTGCACAGTGTCTGATGTCGAAGAGCAAAAGTGTTTGGATCTAGCTGGGAATGCCACAGCCAGGAACATTCGCGGACAACTCCAGTGTGTGAGGGGCCAAAGTCCCACTGACTGCATGAAGCAAATTAAG AATGGCACTGCAGATGCCTCTACTATGTATGCTGATGAGATCTACACAGCTGGGTTTTGCTATGGCTTAGATGTGGCGGTGGGAGAGTCTTATAACGGTGTGG ATGGCATTAATTACTACGTGGTTGCACTGGCACGGACATCATCCAGTGATCTGTCACTACTGGAGATGCATGAACGCAGCTCATGTCACCCAGGGATGCGGACTACAGTGGGCTGGACCGTCCCCATCGGCTTCCTGGTCAACACATCGCAGATCAGTGTGGATGAGCAGTGCAACTTTCCACATG CGGTAGGAGATTTCTTTGGCTACAGCTGTGTCCCAGGAGTGAAGGACCCAGAACACGATCCCAAAGGAAACAACCCAAGGAACCTGTGTGAGGCCTGCATTGGGGATGAAAACGACCGACACATCTGTGCCAACAACCCCCGGGAACGGCACTTTGGGGAGGCTGGAGCTCTAAG GTGTGTGGCAGAGAATCTCGGGGATGTTGCTTTTGTTAAGCACACTACAGTCTTTGACAACACGCAGG GTAAGAACCAGGAGTCCTGGGCGTTGGACCTGGAGCTGGAAGACTTGAAGCTCTTGTGTCCTGATGGGAGAGAAGCGAACCTGTTCCAACATGAGACCTGCCACCTGGCTGTGGTGCCAACCAATGCTGTGGTAGTGCGTTTGGAGGACAAATGCCGCGTTTACAAGTTCTTGGAACGTGTGCAG AATGCATTTGCTAATGCAACAGAAGGATTCTCTCTGTTCAGCTCAGTGAATTACGGGCAACCTGATGTGCTGTTCAACGATTCCACCAAAAAGCTGCTGCGTGTTATGGGGACCTACACTTCCTGGTTGGGGCCCACTTACACCACCATACTGAAGGCCTTTGAGTGTGAAG GTTTGTGTTGA
- the acvr1l gene encoding activin receptor type-1, with protein sequence MGHCSTQIIVLFLLQFLRTSAKDVSIDCMCVGSDCNEQQCTGDQCYTSVIISNDVTTFKRGCLIGPESKRMTCSATPSASHVVECCSQHMCNANVSKETLLRLLLTSPEGEAAVHYRVEMLVLFVLGPFVVLGFLSVLALLVCRRLHHGRLERLHEFDTEQGAIDGLIASNVGDSTLADLMDHSCTSGSGSGLPFLVQRTVARQISLVECVGKGRYGEVWRGQWQGENVAVKIFSSRDEKSWFRETEIYNTVLLRHENILGFMASDMTSRNSSTQLWLITHYHENGSLYDYLQRVAVEMADGLHMAASVASGLVHLHTEIFGTEGKPAIAHRDLKSKNILVKKDLQCCIADLGLAVTHTQSDNQLDVGNNPKVGTKRYMAPEVLDETIQTDCFDAYKRVDIWAFGLVLWEIARRTISNGIVEEYKPPFYDLVPNDPSFDDMRKVVCVEQQRPFIPNRWFSDPTLSALVKLMKECWYQNPSARLTALRIKKTLDKIHSSLEKGKTDC encoded by the exons ATGGGGCATTGCAGTACCCAAATCATCGTCCTATTCCTGCTTCAGTTCTTACGGACATCAGCTAAAG ATGTCTCCATTGACTGCATGTGTGTCGGCAGTGACTGTAATGAGCAGCAGTGTACTGGAGACCAGTGTTACACCTCTGTTATCATTAGCAACGATGTGACAACGTTCAAACGCGGCTGCCTTATCGGGCCGGAGAGCAAGCGCATGACCTGCTCCGCAACACCCTCCGCTAGTCATGTCGTAGAATGCTGCTCCCAACACATGTGCAACGCCAACGTCTCCAAAGAGACTCTTCTTCGACTACTGCTGACAA GTCCAGAAGGAGAGGCGGCTGTGCATTACCGTGTGGAGATGTTGGTTCTCTTTGTGTTGGGGCCGTTTGTGGTTCTGGGTTTTCTGTCTGTGCTGGCTTTGCTGGTGTGCCGTAGACTCCATCACGGGCGTCTGGAAAGACTGCATGAGTTTGACACTGAGCAGGGGGCCATCGACGGGCTCATTGCATCTAATGTCGGAGACAGCACACTCGCG GATCTGATGGATCATTCCTGCACATCAGGCAGTGGTTCAGGACTGCCCTTCCTGGTGCAGAGGACGGTTGCAAGGCAGATCAGCCTGGTAGAGTGTGTTG GTAAGGGTCGTTATGGGGAAGTGTGGAGAGGCCAGTGGCAAGGAGAGAATGTAGCTGTGAAGATCTTCTCCTCCAGAGATGAGAAGTCCTGGTTTAGAGAGACAGAAATATACAACACTGTTCTACTACGACATGAAAATATATTAG GATTCATGGCTTCTGATATGACCTCCCGAAACTCTAGCACTCAGCTGTGGCTCATCACACACTACCACGAGAACGGCTCGCTCTATGACTACCTGCAGCGCGTTGCCGTGGAGATGGCAGATGGACTGCACATGGCGGCGTCAGTAGCCAGCGGGCTGGTGCACCTGCACACGGAGATCTTTGGCACCGAGGGCAAACCGGCCATCGCTCACAGAGACCTGAAGAGCAAGAACATCCTGGTGAAGAAAGATCTGCAGTGCTGCATCGCTGACCTGG GTCTGGCagtaacacacacacagtctgaTAATCAGCTGGATGTGGGAAACAATCCTAAAGTGGGAACTAAGCGCTACATGGCACCAGAGGTTCTGGATGAGACCATTCAGACTGACTGTTTTGATGCCTATAAGAGGGTGGACATCTGGGCCTTTGGGTTGGTGCTGTGGGAGATCGCTCGCAGAACCATCAGTAACG GCATTGTAGAGGAATACAAGCCGCCTTTTTATGACCTGGTGCCTAATGACCCCAGCTTTGACGACATGAGGAAAGTGGTTTGTGTGGAGCAACAAAGGCCGTTCATTCCGAACCGCTGGTTTTCAGATCCT ACTCTGTCTGCTCTGGTGAAGCTTATGAAAGAGTGCTGGTACCAGAACCCATCGGCTCGACTCACTGCCCTGCGCATCAAAAAGACTCTGGATAAAATCCACAGCTCACTGGAGAAGGGCAAAACCGACTgctga